From a region of the Bradyrhizobium sp. KBS0727 genome:
- a CDS encoding aldo/keto reductase produces MDHLTTEGISLPKLGLGTFRMQGDACRAAVESALDLGYRHLDTAEMYANEEAIGAALAASSVARKDLHVTTKVWNENLAPDAIRRAFDASLKKLGLDHVDLYLVHWPARNMNLPAMFETLMKLKEEGRTRAIGVANFNIALLKTVVDEIKAPVACNQVEYHVMLDQTPLRQFLTAKSIPLVAYCPLAQGRVASDEALAAIGRKHNASAAQVALKWLLDQDGVAAIPKASRVESQQANLDALKVQLDDADRAVIAALPKDKRCVNPGFAPAWD; encoded by the coding sequence ATGGATCATCTAACCACAGAGGGCATCAGCCTGCCCAAGCTCGGGCTCGGCACCTTCCGCATGCAGGGCGATGCCTGCCGTGCGGCGGTCGAGAGCGCGCTTGATCTGGGCTACCGGCACCTCGACACCGCGGAAATGTATGCCAACGAGGAAGCCATTGGCGCCGCGCTGGCCGCTTCAAGCGTTGCCCGCAAGGACCTGCATGTCACCACCAAGGTCTGGAACGAGAATCTGGCGCCGGACGCGATCCGCCGGGCGTTCGATGCTTCCCTGAAGAAGCTCGGGCTCGACCATGTCGATCTCTATCTGGTGCATTGGCCGGCGCGGAACATGAACCTGCCGGCGATGTTTGAAACACTGATGAAGCTGAAGGAGGAAGGCCGCACCCGCGCCATCGGCGTCGCCAATTTCAACATAGCCCTGCTCAAGACCGTGGTCGACGAGATCAAGGCGCCCGTCGCCTGCAACCAGGTCGAATACCATGTGATGCTGGACCAGACGCCGCTCCGGCAATTCCTCACTGCGAAATCGATCCCGCTGGTGGCCTATTGTCCGCTGGCGCAGGGCCGGGTGGCCTCCGACGAGGCGCTGGCTGCGATCGGGCGCAAGCACAATGCCAGCGCGGCTCAGGTGGCGCTGAAATGGCTGCTCGACCAGGACGGCGTCGCCGCGATCCCCAAGGCTTCGCGTGTCGAAAGCCAGCAAGCCAACCTCGACGCGCTGAAGGTGCAGCTCGATGACGCCGACCGGGCGGTCATCGCGGCCTTGCCGAAGGACAAGCG